The Hymenobacter sp. GOD-10R genome includes a window with the following:
- a CDS encoding glycoside hydrolase family 30 protein gives MTLLTLRSLLLSGSLLALLLSSSCQSSNKPDPTPAPPTPPTPPVTVGPSQVAFWLTNPDKSQLFAKQKVALNFAASTNQDPTIVVDTTQTYQTIDGFGYTLTGGSAYVMRQLNTADRAALLKELFATDSTSIGISYLRISIGASDLSDQVYTYNDLPAGGTDVNMDKFSLEPDKAYFLPLLKEILAVNPNIKILGSPWTAPSWMKTNGSPKGGSLKPEYYQAYAKYFVKYLQAMKAEGVRLDAVTLQNEPLNPDNNPSMSMSATEQAAFVKVVGPALLAAGLDTKIIAYDHNADRPDYPTTVLNDAQARDYVDGSAFHLYAGKIEALSQVHGAYPTKNVYFTEQWVGAPSSFAGDFSWHVNNLIIGATRNWSRNVLEWNLAADASNGPHTNGGCSTCLPAVTVGSGVTRNVAYYIIAHASKFVRPGSVRINSSLPNNLPNVAFKTPSGKKVLIVLNTGNALQSFNIQYRGKVVSSALYGSAAGTYVW, from the coding sequence ATGACTTTACTCACCCTAAGGAGCCTTCTACTAAGCGGTTCGTTACTGGCTTTGCTGCTGTCGAGTAGCTGCCAGAGCAGCAACAAACCGGACCCAACGCCTGCTCCGCCTACGCCTCCTACGCCTCCAGTGACCGTAGGTCCTTCGCAAGTGGCCTTTTGGCTGACCAACCCGGATAAATCGCAGCTGTTTGCCAAGCAGAAGGTAGCGCTGAACTTCGCTGCCTCTACCAACCAGGATCCGACTATCGTGGTGGATACGACCCAGACGTATCAGACGATCGATGGTTTTGGCTACACGCTCACGGGTGGCAGCGCTTACGTGATGCGGCAGCTGAATACCGCCGACCGTGCAGCGCTGCTCAAAGAGCTTTTCGCTACGGATAGCACCTCGATAGGCATTAGTTACCTGCGCATCAGCATCGGCGCCTCCGATCTGAGTGACCAGGTGTATACCTATAATGACCTGCCCGCCGGCGGCACCGACGTGAACATGGACAAGTTTAGTCTGGAGCCAGATAAAGCGTACTTCCTCCCACTCTTGAAGGAGATTCTAGCGGTCAACCCCAACATCAAAATCCTAGGCTCGCCCTGGACGGCCCCTTCGTGGATGAAGACCAACGGCAGCCCAAAAGGAGGTTCACTGAAACCAGAATACTACCAGGCGTACGCCAAGTACTTTGTGAAGTATTTGCAGGCCATGAAGGCAGAAGGTGTACGACTTGATGCGGTTACGCTCCAGAATGAGCCGTTAAACCCCGATAACAACCCGAGCATGTCGATGTCGGCGACGGAGCAGGCAGCCTTTGTGAAGGTGGTTGGTCCAGCGTTGCTAGCGGCTGGCCTAGACACCAAAATCATTGCGTACGACCACAACGCAGACAGGCCCGATTATCCAACTACGGTGCTCAATGATGCCCAAGCACGTGACTACGTCGATGGCTCGGCCTTTCACCTGTACGCCGGCAAGATTGAGGCTTTATCGCAGGTGCACGGAGCTTACCCAACCAAGAACGTGTACTTCACCGAGCAATGGGTAGGTGCCCCTAGCAGCTTCGCGGGCGACTTTAGCTGGCACGTGAACAACCTCATCATCGGGGCGACGCGCAACTGGAGCCGTAATGTGCTGGAGTGGAACCTAGCCGCCGACGCCTCTAACGGTCCGCACACCAACGGCGGATGCAGCACCTGCCTACCCGCCGTGACGGTTGGCTCCGGCGTGACGCGCAACGTGGCCTATTACATCATTGCGCACGCCAGCAAGTTTGTGCGACCGGGCTCGGTACGCATCAACTCTAGCTTACCAAACAACCTACCGAACGTGGCCTTCAAAACGCCTAGCGGGAAGAAAGTGCTCATCGTCTTGAACACCGGCAATGCGCTTCAGTCCTTCAATATTCAGTACCGGGGCAAGGTGGTATCTAGCGCGCTGTACGGTAGCGCGGCGGGCACCTACGTCTGGTAA
- a CDS encoding carboxylesterase/lipase family protein, whose protein sequence is MRLQKTKLASGSSVLLALLLLLPGLAPTQPCAAQAVATAPALSTTIVRTQAGQLQGKREDDMLVFRGVAYAEAPVGAQRFRPPQPLKPWRGIRQVTAIGPKATQVSNDKLQGQEDCLALNVWAPATATPKSKKAVVVWVHGGAFTGGTGSDFPGANFAQRDDVVTVSINYRLGSLGFLYLGSALGPAYQNSGNCGLLDAVAALQWVHQNISAFGGDPARVTVMGESAGAKLVSALLVTPAAQGLFQQAILESGSVQCVRDTATAATVTRRLLQELHLAPNQAQQLLTLPPATLMQAQAKIASGPGGLQLFGPVLDGTVITTAPLTYLSRPNRAPLRVLLGTNRDEAASFMNSWPTLAQPNADVLTPLFGKNGSYVWRAYSSLSQTQPADKAWLTTVTDYLYRMATYRLAQTLVGAAQPVWLYRFDYEPSADQRPVHARELGYAWNSLPRELSANPTSQQLATLMHHHWVSFIKTGKPEAAWPAYTAADRQVMLFDATSHPTPLPSPYEDPAFPVQGFVL, encoded by the coding sequence ATGCGTTTACAAAAGACAAAGTTGGCTAGTGGCTCCTCCGTGCTGCTGGCGTTGCTCCTGCTCCTACCGGGCTTAGCACCCACGCAGCCTTGCGCGGCGCAGGCCGTGGCCACCGCCCCTGCTCTTTCAACCACAATCGTCCGGACGCAGGCTGGTCAGCTGCAAGGCAAGCGGGAGGACGACATGCTCGTGTTTCGGGGCGTGGCGTACGCCGAAGCGCCTGTTGGTGCTCAGCGCTTTCGCCCGCCGCAACCGCTAAAACCGTGGCGCGGTATACGCCAAGTCACGGCTATAGGCCCGAAAGCCACTCAAGTTTCGAACGACAAGCTACAAGGCCAGGAAGATTGCCTGGCCCTGAACGTGTGGGCGCCGGCAACGGCCACGCCCAAGTCTAAGAAAGCAGTGGTGGTGTGGGTGCACGGCGGCGCTTTTACCGGCGGTACCGGCTCCGATTTTCCAGGCGCAAACTTTGCCCAACGCGACGATGTGGTTACGGTCAGCATCAACTACCGGCTTGGTAGTTTGGGCTTCCTGTACCTAGGTAGCGCGCTCGGACCGGCGTACCAAAATTCCGGTAACTGCGGCCTACTCGATGCCGTGGCAGCCCTGCAATGGGTGCACCAAAACATCAGCGCCTTTGGCGGCGACCCAGCCCGTGTGACGGTGATGGGCGAGTCGGCGGGGGCCAAGCTGGTGAGTGCCTTGCTGGTGACGCCGGCGGCGCAAGGTTTGTTTCAGCAAGCCATTCTGGAAAGCGGCTCAGTGCAGTGCGTCCGCGACACAGCTACAGCGGCCACGGTCACGCGTCGGCTGCTGCAGGAGTTGCACCTAGCTCCCAACCAGGCCCAACAGCTCCTCACGCTGCCCCCCGCTACCCTCATGCAAGCCCAAGCCAAGATAGCCAGCGGACCAGGCGGCTTGCAACTGTTCGGGCCGGTGCTGGATGGCACGGTGATTACTACTGCCCCGCTCACCTACCTGAGCCGACCCAATCGGGCACCATTGCGGGTGCTGCTGGGTACCAATCGAGATGAGGCCGCCTCGTTTATGAACTCGTGGCCGACGTTGGCGCAGCCAAATGCAGACGTCCTGACGCCCTTGTTTGGCAAAAACGGCAGCTACGTATGGCGCGCTTACTCATCCCTCAGCCAAACTCAACCTGCTGATAAAGCCTGGCTGACAACCGTCACAGACTACCTCTACCGCATGGCCACGTACCGACTGGCGCAAACGCTGGTTGGGGCCGCGCAACCCGTTTGGCTCTACCGCTTTGACTATGAGCCAAGCGCCGATCAACGGCCCGTACACGCCCGCGAGCTAGGTTATGCGTGGAATTCGCTCCCGCGTGAGCTGTCAGCGAACCCCACAAGTCAGCAGCTCGCTACGCTTATGCACCACCATTGGGTGAGCTTCATCAAGACCGGCAAGCCTGAAGCTGCTTGGCCCGCTTACACCGCCGCCGACCGCCAAGTCATGCTCTTTGATGCCACGAGCCACCCGACGCCGCTGCCCTCCCCTTACGAAGACCCCGCTTTTCCGGTCCAAGGCTTCGTGCTGTAA
- a CDS encoding SMP-30/gluconolactonase/LRE family protein produces the protein MNSSAMTSFWLPFVVLGACLFPLAESPTHAGSHPSSKPVGHTLPTDTSNAGRLGTIVAGSTQPTLVSSQFKFTEGPAVDKQGNIFFTDQPNDKIWKYGTDGKLSVFLDKTGRSNGLYFDAQGNLLACADADNELWSISPTGKVTVLLRDVQQHKLNGPNDLWINPKTSGIYFTDPYYQRSYWSRQSPDIAGQKVYYLAKGKTEPVVVDEQVKQPNGIVGSPDGKYLYVADIGANKTYKYQINADGSLANRQLFVAQGSDGITLDNKGNLYLTGKGVMVYTPQGQKLAHIDVPAAWTANLCFGGKDRKTLFITASESIFTLPMKVKGVE, from the coding sequence ATGAACTCTTCTGCTATGACTTCCTTCTGGCTGCCCTTCGTTGTTCTGGGAGCTTGTTTATTCCCCTTGGCTGAGTCGCCAACACATGCCGGGTCGCATCCATCATCTAAGCCCGTAGGTCACACACTACCAACCGATACCAGCAACGCGGGGCGTTTGGGCACCATCGTAGCCGGCTCAACGCAGCCTACGCTGGTGTCCAGCCAATTCAAGTTTACGGAAGGCCCGGCCGTTGATAAGCAGGGTAATATCTTCTTCACCGATCAGCCCAACGATAAAATTTGGAAGTACGGCACCGATGGTAAGCTGTCGGTCTTCCTGGATAAAACGGGTCGCTCCAACGGCTTGTACTTCGATGCGCAAGGCAACCTACTGGCCTGCGCCGACGCCGACAACGAGCTTTGGTCTATCAGCCCCACCGGCAAAGTGACGGTGCTGCTGCGCGACGTGCAACAACACAAGCTCAACGGCCCAAACGATCTGTGGATCAACCCCAAAACTAGCGGCATTTACTTCACCGACCCTTATTACCAACGCTCCTACTGGAGCCGTCAGAGCCCAGACATTGCGGGACAAAAGGTGTATTACCTAGCCAAAGGCAAAACCGAACCCGTCGTAGTAGATGAGCAGGTCAAACAGCCCAACGGCATCGTGGGCTCGCCCGATGGCAAGTACCTGTACGTGGCTGATATTGGCGCCAACAAAACCTACAAGTACCAAATCAATGCTGACGGCTCGCTCGCTAACCGGCAGCTTTTCGTGGCGCAAGGCTCCGACGGCATCACCCTCGATAACAAAGGCAACCTCTACCTCACGGGCAAAGGCGTGATGGTGTACACGCCCCAGGGCCAGAAGCTAGCCCACATCGACGTGCCCGCTGCCTGGACGGCCAACCTTTGCTTCGGCGGCAAAGACCGCAAAACGCTGTTTATCACTGCTTCCGAATCGATCTTCACGCTACCGATGAAGGTAAAAGGCGTAGAATAA
- a CDS encoding sialate O-acetylesterase produces MKPSSILILTLVVLLSAGLGLRAQGLKPKVRYSAKPPVRKGKFQLYLLVGQSNMAGRGYPEAQDTVPNRRVLRLNQAGAWEVAKDPIHFDKPGAGVGPGLAFGKAMTEQDTSVVIGLIPCAVGGSGIAVWQPGAYYEATKTNPYDDAIARAKVAMQTGILKGIIWHQGETDSNPEGSKVYAQKLTELIASFRHDLHTPQVPFVAGQLPEFQFVKLDSADRKQVNASAVRVNESIAQLKKSIPHYAYVTAEGTKDRGDQLHFDAASARLMGQRYAAAMRGLLKKKPR; encoded by the coding sequence ATGAAGCCTTCTTCTATTTTAATCCTTACGCTGGTCGTACTTCTAAGCGCCGGGCTAGGTCTGCGGGCCCAAGGGCTAAAGCCCAAGGTACGTTACTCAGCGAAGCCTCCCGTTCGAAAGGGGAAATTTCAACTTTACTTGCTTGTGGGACAATCAAATATGGCCGGGCGGGGCTACCCGGAAGCGCAAGACACCGTGCCCAACCGCCGCGTGTTGCGCCTCAACCAGGCGGGCGCGTGGGAAGTAGCCAAAGACCCCATCCATTTCGACAAGCCCGGAGCGGGAGTAGGGCCAGGCTTAGCTTTTGGCAAAGCAATGACCGAGCAAGACACGAGCGTCGTTATCGGCCTGATTCCGTGCGCTGTGGGCGGCTCTGGTATTGCGGTCTGGCAGCCTGGCGCTTACTACGAGGCTACCAAAACCAACCCGTATGATGACGCTATTGCGCGGGCGAAAGTGGCGATGCAAACGGGCATACTAAAGGGTATCATCTGGCATCAAGGCGAAACCGACAGCAACCCGGAAGGCAGCAAGGTCTACGCCCAAAAGCTGACAGAATTGATTGCTAGTTTTCGACACGATTTGCATACGCCCCAGGTGCCGTTTGTGGCCGGCCAGTTGCCTGAATTCCAGTTCGTGAAGCTCGATAGCGCCGACCGGAAGCAAGTGAATGCGTCAGCAGTTCGGGTGAATGAAAGCATTGCCCAATTAAAGAAAAGCATTCCGCACTACGCGTACGTCACGGCGGAGGGCACGAAAGACCGCGGCGATCAGCTGCACTTTGATGCAGCCTCGGCTCGTTTGATGGGCCAGCGCTACGCCGCAGCAATGCGAGGTTTGCTGAAGAAGAAACCGCGCTGA
- a CDS encoding alginate lyase family protein: MLLGCVVGWSAPPDVPAKKLQRQAVQTLRNYVLTQATWALQQAPVTVTSSTSLRSAGTPHDFFSEGDYWWPDPNNPEGPYIQRDGLTNPGNFVAHRQAMIRFSRIIGALASAYKLTGDEQYVRHALVHLKAWFTDPDTRMNPSLLYAQAIKGRFTGRGIGIIDTIQLMEVAQGVLVMQNAKDFTTTDLAGIKNWFAQYLTWLTTHQYGKDEMNATNNHGTCWVMQVASFARLTDNAELLAFCRNRYKTVLLPNQMTINGSFPQELKRTKPYGYSLFNLDAMTMICAILSSKSDNLWQYQTPDGRSIKKGIEYLYPYVADKSKWPLPKDVMYWEEWPVAQPFLALGAIQFSNKAWLHTWQKLEHAPEVEEVIRNLPVRNPIIWFN; the protein is encoded by the coding sequence ATGCTTTTAGGATGCGTAGTTGGTTGGTCGGCGCCACCTGATGTGCCGGCTAAAAAGCTACAACGGCAAGCTGTTCAAACCTTGCGCAACTACGTGCTTACCCAAGCCACGTGGGCGCTGCAGCAAGCCCCCGTCACCGTCACGAGCAGCACCTCCCTGCGCAGCGCCGGCACCCCGCACGACTTTTTCTCCGAAGGCGATTACTGGTGGCCCGACCCCAATAACCCCGAAGGGCCTTACATACAGCGCGACGGTCTCACGAACCCCGGCAATTTTGTAGCGCACCGCCAGGCCATGATTCGCTTTAGCCGCATCATTGGCGCGCTAGCTTCCGCCTACAAGCTGACGGGCGATGAGCAGTACGTGCGGCACGCGCTGGTGCATCTTAAAGCGTGGTTTACTGATCCGGACACGCGCATGAATCCCTCGCTACTGTACGCACAGGCTATTAAGGGGCGTTTTACCGGTCGGGGCATTGGCATCATCGATACCATTCAGCTGATGGAAGTGGCGCAGGGTGTGTTGGTGATGCAAAATGCCAAAGACTTTACCACCACCGACCTAGCTGGCATCAAAAACTGGTTTGCTCAATACCTGACTTGGCTCACGACGCACCAATACGGCAAAGACGAGATGAACGCCACTAATAACCACGGCACCTGTTGGGTGATGCAAGTCGCGTCTTTCGCTCGCCTGACGGATAATGCAGAGCTCCTAGCTTTTTGCCGCAACCGCTACAAAACGGTGCTGCTCCCCAACCAAATGACCATCAATGGCAGCTTCCCGCAGGAACTCAAGCGGACTAAGCCTTACGGCTACTCCCTCTTCAACCTGGATGCCATGACGATGATCTGCGCTATTCTCTCTAGCAAGTCTGATAACCTGTGGCAGTATCAGACACCAGACGGCCGCTCAATCAAGAAAGGCATTGAGTACCTGTACCCTTACGTGGCCGATAAGAGCAAATGGCCGTTACCTAAGGATGTTATGTACTGGGAGGAATGGCCAGTGGCGCAGCCTTTTCTGGCGCTAGGCGCCATCCAGTTCTCGAATAAAGCGTGGCTGCATACCTGGCAAAAGCTAGAACACGCGCCGGAAGTAGAAGAAGTGATACGCAATCTGCCAGTTCGTAACCCCATTATCTGGTTTAACTAA
- a CDS encoding glycoside hydrolase family 88 protein — translation MKPAFLYTLTVALSLCATSSFAQDALTKKVVKLAETQADVMLQEIPKAAQQQSATAATSNTKAVLVSPRSLKPNGDLALVASRDWTSGFFPGELWYLYGFTNKDKWQTAARAATANIEQEQTNGTTHDMGFKVYCSFGTGYRFTKDPAYRDVLVQAARTLSTRFYPKVGVLLSWDHSREKWAFPVIIDNMMNLELLFVATRITGDSSFYKIAVAHANTTMKNHFRPDYSSYHVVDYDSATGNVVKRTTHQGYANESAWARGQGWALYGYTMCYRETKNKAYLAQAEHVAQYILNHPNLPKDLIPYWDFNAPNIPNEPRDVSAAAVIASALYELSTYSSNGALYRSKADKMMRNLAKSYTAAPGSSKGFLLLHSTGSKPSNSEVDVPLSYADYYFMEALTRRNDLQKGTLAF, via the coding sequence ATGAAACCAGCCTTCCTCTATACGCTTACGGTTGCCCTTAGCCTCTGCGCTACCAGCAGTTTTGCCCAAGATGCCCTCACTAAAAAGGTAGTGAAGCTAGCTGAAACGCAAGCAGATGTAATGCTCCAAGAGATTCCGAAAGCCGCGCAGCAGCAATCAGCTACCGCGGCTACGTCGAACACGAAAGCCGTACTAGTATCACCGCGTAGCCTGAAGCCCAACGGCGACCTAGCCCTGGTAGCCTCGCGCGACTGGACCAGCGGCTTTTTCCCTGGCGAGCTGTGGTATCTCTACGGCTTCACCAACAAGGACAAGTGGCAAACGGCAGCTAGGGCGGCCACGGCCAATATCGAGCAGGAGCAAACCAATGGCACCACTCACGACATGGGCTTTAAGGTGTATTGCAGCTTCGGCACTGGCTACCGCTTCACGAAAGATCCCGCTTACCGCGACGTGCTAGTGCAAGCCGCGCGCACGCTCAGCACCCGCTTTTACCCCAAAGTGGGCGTCCTCCTCTCCTGGGACCACAGCCGCGAAAAGTGGGCTTTCCCGGTCATTATCGATAACATGATGAACCTAGAGCTGCTGTTCGTCGCCACCCGCATCACCGGCGACTCTAGCTTCTACAAAATAGCCGTAGCGCACGCCAACACCACGATGAAAAACCACTTTCGCCCCGATTACAGCTCTTACCACGTGGTGGATTATGACTCAGCCACCGGCAACGTGGTGAAGCGCACCACGCACCAAGGCTACGCGAACGAATCGGCGTGGGCGCGGGGCCAGGGCTGGGCGCTCTACGGCTACACTATGTGCTACCGCGAAACCAAGAACAAAGCCTACCTAGCTCAAGCCGAACATGTTGCCCAGTACATCCTCAATCACCCGAACCTCCCGAAAGACCTGATTCCCTACTGGGACTTCAACGCGCCAAACATCCCCAACGAGCCCCGCGACGTGTCGGCTGCCGCGGTTATTGCATCCGCTTTGTATGAGCTGAGCACCTATAGCTCCAACGGCGCCCTCTACCGTAGCAAAGCCGATAAAATGATGCGGAACCTAGCCAAAAGCTACACGGCCGCCCCCGGCAGCAGCAAAGGGTTTCTGCTCCTGCACAGCACCGGCTCCAAACCCTCCAACTCCGAAGTAGACGTGCCCCTCAGCTACGCGGACTACTACTTCATGGAAGCCCTAACGCGCCGAAACGATTTGCAGAAAGGCACCCTAGCGTTCTAG
- a CDS encoding LacI family DNA-binding transcriptional regulator, translating into MKSVNLKELAQELNLSISTVSKALRDNYEIGQETKERVKKLAQELNYEPNPYASSLRRKKSKTIGVVIPEVSNNFFSQAINGIEEVARENDYHVLIYLTNESYSRELTITHHLASGRVDGILMSVSSETRDYAHLKELTSKNIPMVFFDRVCDELATAKVTTNDFQSGYMATQHLIEAGCRCIAHLLISNNLSIGQKRMQGYVKALEDYGITCDASLIINGDRTDAENRETMKQLLRNRPEIDGIFASVERLAMSSYEACKELNIVIPDDIKIISFSNLYVASLLDPALTTITQPAYSIGKEAARILFRSLDRNKPVLETNSLELSSELIKRKSTAVN; encoded by the coding sequence ATGAAGTCCGTCAACTTAAAAGAACTCGCGCAAGAGCTGAATTTATCTATCTCGACAGTTTCAAAAGCTTTGCGTGATAATTATGAAATAGGGCAGGAAACAAAAGAACGAGTTAAGAAATTAGCACAAGAATTAAATTATGAGCCCAACCCGTACGCTAGTAGTCTGCGCAGAAAGAAGAGCAAAACGATTGGCGTAGTAATTCCAGAAGTTTCGAATAATTTCTTTTCGCAGGCTATCAATGGAATAGAAGAAGTAGCGCGCGAAAACGATTATCACGTCCTGATTTATTTAACCAACGAAAGCTACAGCCGTGAACTGACCATAACGCACCACCTCGCCAGCGGCCGTGTCGATGGTATTTTGATGTCCGTCTCCAGTGAAACGCGGGATTATGCGCACCTGAAAGAGTTGACTAGCAAGAATATACCCATGGTTTTTTTTGACCGGGTATGCGACGAGCTAGCCACGGCCAAAGTAACGACCAACGACTTCCAAAGTGGTTATATGGCCACGCAGCACCTGATAGAAGCGGGGTGCCGGTGCATAGCACACCTCCTGATATCTAATAACTTGTCTATTGGTCAAAAGCGTATGCAGGGCTACGTAAAAGCGCTGGAAGATTATGGAATTACCTGTGATGCTAGCTTGATAATAAATGGTGACAGAACTGATGCGGAAAACCGCGAAACGATGAAGCAGTTGCTACGCAACCGACCTGAGATTGATGGTATTTTTGCGTCGGTTGAGCGTTTGGCAATGAGTAGCTATGAAGCGTGTAAGGAGTTAAATATTGTTATTCCAGATGATATTAAAATTATAAGCTTTTCAAATTTGTATGTTGCTTCGTTGCTCGACCCGGCGCTAACCACTATTACGCAGCCGGCTTATTCCATTGGAAAAGAAGCAGCGAGAATATTATTTAGATCTCTCGATAGGAATAAGCCCGTTTTAGAAACTAATAGCTTAGAATTAAGCTCCGAGCTTATTAAAAGGAAATCAACAGCTGTTAATTAA